The following are encoded together in the Capsulimonas corticalis genome:
- a CDS encoding DUF1223 domain-containing protein, translating to MRTQISAAQVRKCVCLAAVCLTAGSSVYPAQTQAASAPSGNPVIVELFTSEGCSSCPPADKVLSGLEREQPVRRAHIIVLGEHVDYWDHNGWKDRYSNYAFSVRQNGYAKQFHSDSVYTPQMVVDGDVEFVGSDRDKAIHAISRAAASPKATVRVTMSGAADAADIKANVDNLPDVGAGDTAQVIMAITEDNLQSSVAGGENEGRMLSHSAVVREMRLLGVAAAHPTAFSARIKLPAAWRRENLRVAVFVQEQSSRRILGAAETKLDPIRSN from the coding sequence ATGCGAACACAAATTTCAGCGGCCCAGGTGCGAAAATGCGTGTGCCTGGCCGCTGTGTGCCTAACTGCCGGATCGTCCGTATATCCTGCGCAAACTCAGGCCGCGTCCGCGCCGTCAGGGAATCCCGTCATCGTGGAGCTATTCACTTCGGAAGGCTGCTCCAGCTGTCCGCCCGCGGACAAAGTCTTGTCCGGGCTGGAGCGCGAGCAGCCGGTTCGCCGAGCGCATATTATCGTGCTTGGGGAGCATGTCGACTACTGGGACCACAATGGCTGGAAGGATCGATATTCCAATTACGCGTTTAGCGTGCGACAGAATGGCTATGCTAAGCAATTTCATAGCGACAGCGTGTACACGCCGCAGATGGTCGTGGACGGAGACGTCGAGTTTGTCGGCAGTGATCGGGACAAGGCGATTCATGCGATCTCCCGCGCCGCTGCATCGCCTAAAGCAACTGTGCGCGTCACGATGTCAGGAGCGGCGGACGCGGCGGACATCAAGGCAAATGTTGATAATCTTCCCGACGTCGGCGCGGGCGATACCGCCCAGGTAATCATGGCGATCACAGAAGATAATCTACAATCGAGCGTCGCAGGCGGTGAAAACGAGGGGCGCATGCTGTCCCATAGCGCGGTCGTGCGTGAGATGCGTCTGTTAGGCGTGGCGGCGGCGCATCCTACCGCGTTCTCCGCCCGCATAAAGCTGCCGGCCGCATGGCGTCGCGAAAATCTGCGTGTGGCGGTCTTCGTACAGGAGCAGTCCAGCCGGCGCATTCTTGGCGCGGCCGAGACGAAGCTTGATCCGATCCGCTCAAACTAA